The Lutibacter sp. Hel_I_33_5 genome has a window encoding:
- a CDS encoding carboxymuconolactone decarboxylase family protein, with product MPLVTPLSSEHDLETKKLAEFFNETLGFCPNSVLTMQRRPLISKAFINLNKAVMANEGRVTSALKRMIAWVSSNATGCRYCQAHAIRAAERYGAEQEQLDNIWEYKTHAAFSDGERAALDFSLAASMVPNAVDETIKTELYKYWNEGEIVEMLGVISLFGYLNRWNDSMGTTLEDDAIESGNQFLGKHGFEVGKHV from the coding sequence ATGCCATTAGTTACTCCATTATCATCAGAGCATGATTTAGAGACAAAAAAATTAGCAGAATTTTTCAACGAAACACTGGGATTTTGCCCAAATTCTGTTTTAACAATGCAGCGCAGACCCTTAATATCTAAAGCGTTTATCAATTTAAATAAAGCTGTAATGGCAAACGAAGGCAGAGTTACTTCTGCTTTAAAAAGAATGATTGCTTGGGTTTCTAGTAATGCCACCGGCTGTAGATATTGTCAAGCACACGCAATTAGAGCTGCTGAACGTTATGGTGCTGAACAAGAGCAATTAGATAATATCTGGGAATACAAAACTCATGCTGCTTTTTCAGATGGGGAACGTGCCGCTTTAGATTTTTCTTTAGCTGCGTCTATGGTTCCAAACGCAGTTGATGAAACAATAAAAACCGAACTATATAAATATTGGAATGAAGGAGAAATCGTAGAAATGCTAGGTGTAATTTCTCTCTTTGGATATTTAAATAGATGGAATGATTCTATGGGAACTACACTTGAAGACGATGCCATAGAAAGTGGAAATCAATTTTTAGGAAAACATGGTTTTGAAGTTGGAAAACATGTTTAA
- a CDS encoding helix-turn-helix transcriptional regulator, translating into MKNLIKVERARHSLTQGVLAEKLGVSRQTIHAIEKNKFNPSVTLAIKMARFFNVTVEYLFDIEE; encoded by the coding sequence ATGAAAAATTTAATAAAAGTTGAACGTGCCAGACATAGTTTAACTCAAGGAGTATTAGCAGAAAAATTAGGTGTTTCTCGACAAACTATACATGCCATTGAAAAAAACAAATTTAATCCTTCTGTAACGTTGGCTATTAAAATGGCTCGTTTTTTTAATGTTACTGTAGAATATTTATTTGATATCGAAGAGTAA
- the aspS gene encoding aspartate--tRNA ligase: MYRSHSCGELRSSDINKEVTLAGWVQKSRDKGFMIWVDLRDRYGITQLIFDEERTPAAMMDKAKSLGREFVVQVTGTVIERESKNDKIKTGDIEVLVNKLEILNEAKLPPFTIEDETDGGEDIRMKYRYLDIRRNPVKDSLVFRHKVSMEVRKYLSDKGFIDVETPYLIKSTPEGARDFVVPSRMNAGQFYALPQSPQTFKQLLMVGGMDKYFQIVKCFRDEDLRADRQPEFTQIDCEMAFVEQEDILEVFEGMTRHLLKEINGVDVDKFPRMLFDDAMRLYGNDKPDIRFGMEFGELNEVAQHKEFGVFNNAELVVGIAIPGGNKHTRKEIDKIIDWVRRPQVGALGMVYCRCNDDGTFKSSVDKFYNQGDLAKWAEVTGAKAGDLICVLSGETNKVRAQLSALRMEMAERLGLRNPKEFAPLWVIDFPLLELDEETGHYHAMHHPFTSPKPGQLELLDTDPGAVKANAYDLVLNGNEIGGGSIRIHDKQIQATMLRHLGFSEEEAKAQFGFLMDAFEYGAPPHGGLAFGLDRLVAILGGQETIRDFIAFPKNNSGRDVMIDAPATIDNDQLKELSIQLDMEE, from the coding sequence ATGTATAGAAGTCATTCTTGTGGCGAGTTAAGATCGTCTGATATAAATAAAGAAGTAACGTTAGCTGGTTGGGTGCAAAAAAGCCGCGATAAGGGTTTTATGATTTGGGTAGATTTACGTGATCGTTACGGAATTACGCAGTTAATTTTTGACGAAGAACGTACGCCTGCAGCAATGATGGACAAAGCAAAATCTTTAGGTAGAGAATTTGTGGTGCAAGTTACAGGAACTGTAATAGAGCGTGAATCTAAAAATGACAAAATAAAAACTGGAGACATTGAAGTTCTTGTAAACAAATTGGAGATACTTAATGAAGCTAAGCTTCCGCCTTTTACAATTGAAGATGAAACGGATGGTGGTGAAGATATTAGAATGAAATATCGGTATTTAGATATTCGTAGAAATCCTGTGAAAGACAGTTTAGTTTTTCGTCATAAGGTTTCTATGGAAGTTAGAAAATATTTATCTGACAAAGGGTTTATTGATGTTGAAACTCCGTATTTAATAAAATCTACGCCAGAAGGAGCGCGAGATTTTGTAGTTCCTTCTCGTATGAATGCTGGTCAGTTTTATGCATTACCACAGAGTCCACAAACATTTAAACAACTTTTAATGGTTGGTGGAATGGATAAGTATTTTCAGATTGTAAAATGTTTTAGAGACGAAGATTTACGTGCCGACAGACAACCTGAATTTACTCAAATTGACTGTGAAATGGCGTTTGTTGAACAGGAAGATATTTTGGAAGTTTTTGAAGGAATGACGCGTCATTTATTAAAAGAAATTAATGGTGTTGACGTTGATAAATTTCCAAGAATGTTATTTGATGATGCCATGCGTTTGTATGGAAATGACAAACCAGATATTCGTTTTGGAATGGAGTTTGGCGAGCTAAACGAAGTTGCACAGCATAAAGAATTTGGTGTTTTTAACAATGCTGAATTGGTGGTTGGAATTGCAATTCCTGGTGGAAATAAACATACAAGAAAAGAGATTGATAAAATTATTGATTGGGTACGTAGACCTCAAGTTGGCGCTTTAGGAATGGTATATTGTAGATGTAATGATGACGGTACTTTTAAATCTTCGGTTGATAAATTTTACAATCAAGGTGATTTGGCTAAATGGGCGGAAGTTACTGGCGCAAAAGCTGGTGATTTAATCTGTGTTTTATCTGGCGAAACCAATAAAGTAAGAGCGCAATTATCTGCCTTACGTATGGAAATGGCTGAGCGTTTAGGATTACGTAATCCTAAAGAATTTGCACCACTTTGGGTAATCGATTTCCCGTTATTAGAATTAGATGAAGAAACGGGTCATTATCATGCAATGCATCATCCGTTTACGTCTCCAAAACCTGGTCAATTAGAATTATTAGATACCGATCCTGGTGCAGTAAAAGCAAATGCATACGATTTAGTTTTAAATGGTAACGAAATTGGTGGGGGTTCTATTAGAATTCATGATAAACAAATTCAGGCAACGATGTTGCGTCATTTAGGGTTTTCTGAAGAAGAAGCGAAAGCACAATTCGGATTTCTAATGGATGCTTTTGAATATGGTGCTCCGCCACATGGTGGATTGGCTTTTGGTTTGGATAGATTGGTTGCAATTTTAGGTGGTCAAGAAACGATTCGTGATTTTATTGCCTTCCCTAAAAACAATTCTGGGCGTGATGTAATGATTGACGCGCCTGCAACTATTGATAACGATCAATTAAAAGAGTTGAGTATTCAGTTAGATATGGAGGAATAA
- a CDS encoding cupin domain-containing protein has product MSVINIQEKFDLFSDHWSPKKIGELNGQQILLAKIKGEFVFHKHDNEDELFMVKKGTLEIELRDKTVTINEGEFYIVPKGVEHKPIAKEEVHILLFEPLSTKHTGDVVADITVEKYEEI; this is encoded by the coding sequence ATGAGTGTAATAAATATTCAAGAAAAGTTTGACCTTTTTTCAGATCATTGGTCTCCTAAAAAAATAGGCGAATTAAACGGACAGCAAATCTTACTAGCAAAAATTAAAGGCGAGTTTGTATTTCATAAGCACGATAATGAAGACGAACTTTTTATGGTAAAAAAAGGAACTTTAGAAATAGAATTACGTGATAAAACGGTCACAATAAACGAAGGCGAATTTTATATTGTACCCAAAGGTGTAGAGCATAAACCCATTGCAAAAGAAGAAGTTCATATTTTGTTGTTTGAACCACTTTCTACCAAACACACAGGTGATGTTGTTGCAGATATAACTGTTGAAAAATATGAAGAAATTTAA
- a CDS encoding DUF4287 domain-containing protein → MINNMPEKTGKSLEEWKEILKIKSFAKHGETVKFLKQEHNVTHGFANTIVTLSKENKDTSEDLIVNQYKGKEQLLPIYKKLLEVVSGFGSDVTITPKKTSVSIIRKKQFTLIKPATKTRIDLGLKLKDKPTTERLGNSGPFGSMCTHRVQLTNAEQIDNELVNWLKEAYSKAN, encoded by the coding sequence ATGATTAATAACATGCCTGAAAAAACAGGTAAATCATTAGAAGAATGGAAAGAAATTTTAAAAATAAAATCTTTTGCAAAACATGGTGAAACTGTAAAATTCTTAAAACAAGAACACAATGTTACACATGGTTTTGCCAACACCATTGTAACACTTTCTAAAGAAAACAAGGACACTTCAGAAGATTTGATTGTAAATCAATATAAAGGAAAAGAGCAATTATTGCCAATTTATAAAAAACTGCTAGAAGTGGTTTCTGGTTTTGGAAGTGATGTAACAATTACACCTAAAAAAACAAGTGTTAGTATTATTAGAAAAAAGCAATTTACGTTGATAAAACCTGCAACAAAAACAAGAATTGATTTAGGTTTAAAACTAAAAGACAAACCTACAACAGAAAGATTAGGAAATTCTGGACCTTTTGGATCTATGTGTACTCATAGAGTACAACTTACGAATGCAGAGCAAATTGATAATGAATTGGTTAATTGGTTAAAAGAAGCATATTCTAAAGCAAATTAG
- a CDS encoding endonuclease/exonuclease/phosphatase family protein: MKKILTLLFLISLTLTSCSQSKEKHYKIRTVAFYNLENLFDTINDVSKNDEASPMMQLKGNKSKVYWDKIDKLSNVISQIGKDKTKTAPAIIGVAEIENRTVLEDLTNSKYLKNLDYGIIHYDSPDKRGIDVALLYQKKYFNPINHKAFNPNIYSNNRKVYTRDQLLVSGYLDDELIHVIVNHWPSRRGGESKSRHKREKAAYQNTKIIAKIKEDEENPKILIIGDFNDDPTNTSLKKVLKTKSKKKNVLEGDIYNPYEDMLRRGHNTLGYRDRINLFDQILITSPLLDKGEKDFSSYKMFKAMIFNKRFLINNKGRFKGYPFRSFSYGNYTGGYSDHYPVYMYLIKEKK, translated from the coding sequence ATGAAGAAGATTCTTACACTACTATTCTTAATAAGCCTTACACTAACTTCTTGTTCTCAAAGCAAAGAGAAACACTATAAAATTAGAACGGTTGCTTTTTATAATCTAGAAAACTTATTTGATACCATAAATGATGTCTCTAAAAATGATGAAGCAAGCCCTATGATGCAATTGAAAGGCAATAAATCTAAAGTCTATTGGGACAAAATTGATAAGTTAAGTAATGTGATTTCTCAAATTGGAAAGGATAAAACTAAAACTGCTCCCGCTATTATTGGGGTAGCAGAAATAGAAAATAGAACAGTTTTAGAAGATCTAACTAATTCTAAGTATTTGAAAAATTTAGATTATGGAATTATACATTACGATTCTCCCGATAAAAGAGGAATTGACGTAGCGCTGTTGTATCAAAAAAAATATTTCAACCCAATTAATCATAAAGCGTTTAATCCAAATATCTACTCAAATAACAGAAAAGTATATACAAGAGATCAATTGTTGGTTTCTGGATATTTAGATGATGAATTAATTCATGTTATCGTAAATCACTGGCCTTCTAGACGTGGAGGCGAATCAAAAAGTAGACATAAACGTGAAAAAGCAGCCTATCAAAACACCAAAATTATAGCGAAGATTAAAGAGGATGAAGAAAATCCCAAAATTTTAATCATTGGAGATTTTAATGACGACCCAACAAATACAAGTTTAAAAAAGGTTTTAAAAACAAAAAGTAAAAAAAAGAATGTCTTAGAAGGAGATATTTACAACCCCTATGAAGACATGTTACGAAGAGGGCATAATACATTAGGTTACAGAGATCGAATTAATTTATTTGACCAAATTTTAATAACATCACCATTATTAGATAAAGGGGAAAAAGATTTTTCTTCCTATAAAATGTTTAAAGCAATGATTTTTAACAAGCGCTTTTTAATCAATAATAAAGGTCGATTTAAAGGATATCCTTTTAGAAGTTTTTCTTACGGAAATTATACAGGTGGATATTCCGATCATTACCCTGTTTATATGTACTTAATAAAAGAGAAAAAGTAA
- the recJ gene encoding single-stranded-DNA-specific exonuclease RecJ produces the protein MRWKPKEKPNQEIVNSLAKELAIDKTLASILVQRNIDTFKKAKQFFRPSLDDIHDPFLMKDMKVAVKRIEAAIANKENILVYGDYDVDGTTAVSLVSSYLKTISSTIATYIPDRYEEGYGISYQGIDFAEDNNFSLIIALDCGIKAIDKVTYAKEKKIDFIICDHHKPGKEIPKAVAILNPKQIDCTYPFDELCGCGVGFKLIQALGVSRNETIKDFIPYLDLVATAIAADIVPMVGENRTLAFLGLQVINQNPRNGFKAIIHQIKKPELTITDVVFIIAPRINAAGRMKHGNYAVELLTEMDFDTAKEFASAIEKFNSDRKDLDKKITQEALIQIEENNEKEKFTSVVFDENWHKGVIGIVASRLIETYYRPTLVFTKSGDKLAASARSVKGFDVYDALEQCSEFIEQFGGHKYAAGLTLLPENYINFKNKFEEVVSKTIDKELLTPEIAVDAEIDLSEITPKFFRIIQQMAPFGPQNMKPVFSTFSVRDNGFGKQVGEDKSHLKLNLIQGSDKKTYNAIGFGLGKKMNVVNERFDIAYNLDDNTWNGITSIQLVLKDIK, from the coding sequence ATGCGTTGGAAACCAAAAGAAAAACCAAATCAAGAGATTGTTAATTCTTTAGCTAAAGAATTGGCAATTGATAAAACGTTGGCAAGTATTTTAGTACAGCGTAACATCGATACTTTTAAAAAAGCAAAACAATTCTTTAGACCTTCTTTAGATGATATTCATGATCCATTTTTAATGAAGGATATGAAAGTTGCTGTAAAGCGTATTGAAGCAGCAATTGCAAATAAAGAAAATATTTTAGTGTATGGCGATTATGATGTTGATGGAACAACTGCCGTTTCTTTAGTTTCTTCTTATTTAAAAACAATATCATCAACTATTGCGACCTATATCCCTGATCGATATGAGGAAGGCTATGGTATTTCTTATCAAGGAATTGATTTTGCTGAGGACAATAATTTTTCTTTAATTATTGCATTAGATTGTGGAATTAAAGCCATCGATAAAGTTACTTACGCTAAAGAAAAAAAGATTGATTTTATTATTTGCGATCATCATAAACCAGGAAAAGAAATTCCGAAAGCAGTTGCAATTTTAAATCCAAAACAAATCGATTGTACCTATCCATTTGATGAATTGTGTGGTTGTGGAGTTGGTTTTAAATTGATACAAGCTTTAGGTGTTTCTCGAAATGAAACTATTAAAGATTTTATTCCTTATTTAGATTTAGTGGCTACTGCAATTGCAGCAGATATTGTACCCATGGTTGGTGAAAATAGAACACTGGCTTTTTTAGGGTTACAAGTTATAAATCAGAATCCTAGAAATGGTTTTAAAGCCATCATCCATCAAATTAAAAAACCTGAATTAACAATTACAGATGTAGTTTTTATAATCGCTCCGCGGATAAATGCTGCGGGTAGAATGAAACATGGAAATTATGCGGTGGAATTGTTAACTGAAATGGATTTTGATACTGCCAAAGAATTTGCTTCAGCCATAGAAAAGTTTAATTCAGATAGAAAAGACTTGGATAAAAAAATAACCCAAGAAGCATTAATTCAAATTGAAGAAAATAACGAGAAAGAAAAATTTACGTCTGTTGTTTTTGATGAAAATTGGCACAAAGGTGTTATTGGAATTGTAGCGTCTCGTTTAATAGAAACGTATTACCGACCTACTTTAGTTTTTACAAAAAGTGGAGATAAATTAGCAGCTTCTGCAAGATCTGTTAAAGGTTTTGATGTTTATGATGCACTTGAACAATGTTCTGAATTTATTGAACAATTTGGCGGACACAAATACGCAGCTGGATTAACGTTATTGCCAGAAAATTATATCAATTTTAAAAATAAATTTGAAGAGGTTGTTTCAAAAACGATTGATAAAGAATTACTAACTCCAGAAATTGCTGTTGACGCAGAAATTGATTTATCAGAAATAACACCTAAGTTTTTTAGAATTATTCAACAAATGGCTCCTTTTGGACCACAAAATATGAAGCCTGTTTTTTCTACTTTTTCAGTAAGAGATAATGGTTTTGGAAAACAAGTAGGAGAAGATAAGTCTCACTTAAAATTAAACCTAATTCAAGGTTCGGATAAAAAAACCTACAATGCAATCGGTTTTGGTTTGGGTAAAAAAATGAATGTTGTAAATGAAAGATTTGATATCGCTTATAATCTAGATGATAATACGTGGAATGGAATTACATCTATTCAGCTTGTTCTAAAAGACATCAAATAA
- a CDS encoding tetratricopeptide repeat protein — protein MEKLLKYCLSIIIALSINSCKKELTIKEKIIKSDEMINGGHYILGPYLQGSPKMMTYTEKAIALNPKNGDAWRELSIPYLKRGMPHKWKPLFDKAVLYDSTYWQPWRGYLYLWFYRDYKKAIVDFDASDILTPNFIDAPQGLSVDCWRGIAYLGLKDYKNSIDYFDKYIDKEIKDFSENSVDVTAFLYKGIAYFESKNLEKAEANFNRLLKNSYGFSADGKYYLALIYKEQGKINEAKTMIDDAIKDFNEGYYNKRPYVETLRQLYLDDFEALKLSLTKK, from the coding sequence ATGGAAAAATTGTTGAAATATTGCCTTAGTATAATTATTGCTTTATCTATTAATTCTTGTAAAAAAGAACTAACAATAAAAGAAAAAATCATCAAATCTGATGAAATGATTAACGGAGGACATTATATTTTAGGTCCATATTTGCAAGGATCGCCTAAAATGATGACTTATACTGAAAAAGCAATTGCTTTAAATCCAAAAAATGGAGATGCTTGGAGAGAATTATCAATCCCATATTTAAAAAGAGGAATGCCTCATAAATGGAAGCCTTTATTTGATAAAGCAGTATTATATGACTCTACCTACTGGCAACCTTGGCGTGGATATTTATATCTATGGTTTTATAGAGATTATAAAAAAGCAATTGTAGATTTTGATGCATCGGATATACTAACACCTAACTTTATAGATGCTCCTCAAGGATTAAGTGTAGATTGTTGGCGAGGAATAGCATACTTAGGTTTAAAAGATTATAAAAATTCTATTGATTATTTTGATAAATACATTGACAAAGAAATTAAAGACTTTAGTGAAAATTCTGTTGATGTAACAGCTTTTTTATATAAAGGCATTGCATATTTTGAATCAAAAAACCTTGAAAAAGCTGAAGCTAATTTTAATCGTCTTTTAAAAAATTCTTATGGTTTTAGTGCCGATGGAAAATACTATTTAGCGTTAATTTATAAAGAACAAGGAAAAATTAATGAAGCAAAAACAATGATTGACGATGCTATTAAAGATTTTAATGAAGGATATTATAATAAAAGACCATATGTAGAAACGTTAAGGCAATTATATTTAGATGATTTTGAAGCGTTAAAATTATCATTGACAAAAAAATAA
- the rsmI gene encoding 16S rRNA (cytidine(1402)-2'-O)-methyltransferase: MSKLFLVPTPIGNLEDITLRAIRVLKEVDFILAEDTRTSGKLLKHFEIATQMHSHHMHNEHKSVEGVVKRIKNGETCALISDAGTPAISDPGFLLTRACVQHTIEVDCLPGATAFVPALVNSGLPNDKFVFEGFLPVKKGRQTRLLLLAQETRTMIFYESPHKLVKTLGHFAEYFGEERQVSVSRELTKMFEETKRGNIKEVLSYYKNKPPKGEIVVIVEGKK, encoded by the coding sequence ATGAGCAAACTATTTTTAGTACCAACACCAATAGGTAATTTAGAAGATATTACGTTACGGGCTATTCGTGTTTTAAAAGAAGTAGATTTTATTTTAGCTGAAGACACACGTACAAGCGGAAAACTCCTAAAACATTTTGAAATCGCAACGCAAATGCATTCTCACCATATGCATAATGAGCATAAATCTGTTGAAGGTGTTGTGAAAAGAATTAAAAATGGAGAAACCTGTGCGTTAATTTCTGACGCAGGAACACCAGCAATTTCAGACCCAGGATTTTTATTAACCAGAGCATGTGTGCAACATACTATTGAAGTTGATTGTTTGCCAGGTGCAACTGCTTTTGTGCCAGCGTTGGTTAATTCTGGCTTACCTAATGATAAGTTTGTTTTCGAAGGTTTTTTACCTGTTAAAAAAGGACGTCAAACACGTTTGTTATTATTAGCACAAGAAACTAGAACCATGATTTTTTACGAATCGCCACATAAATTGGTAAAAACATTAGGGCATTTTGCAGAATATTTTGGAGAAGAGAGGCAAGTTTCGGTTTCTAGAGAATTAACAAAAATGTTTGAAGAAACCAAGCGAGGAAATATAAAAGAAGTGCTATCATATTATAAAAATAAACCACCTAAAGGTGAGATTGTTGTAATTGTTGAAGGAAAGAAGTAA
- a CDS encoding HopJ type III effector protein: MTILEFNTKLKTSPTSILFAETMQVIEDNYNFTPTEFTNGEITNKAGENSGSCKLFAFAIDQQLTKEETLYCFGEHYKSVLEDEHGTSHQNIRNFMKTGFEGLSFKGEALTLK, from the coding sequence ATGACGATTCTAGAGTTCAATACCAAGCTAAAAACAAGTCCAACATCAATTCTTTTTGCAGAAACTATGCAAGTAATTGAAGACAATTATAATTTTACTCCAACAGAATTTACAAATGGAGAAATAACAAATAAAGCAGGAGAAAATTCTGGTTCTTGTAAATTATTTGCATTTGCAATAGATCAACAATTAACAAAAGAAGAAACATTGTATTGTTTTGGCGAGCATTATAAAAGTGTTTTAGAAGATGAGCATGGAACTTCTCATCAAAATATCAGAAACTTTATGAAAACTGGTTTTGAAGGTTTATCTTTTAAAGGTGAAGCTTTAACACTGAAATAA
- a CDS encoding DUF6503 family protein, translating into MKKLTTLLFLFTTVLSFSQELTGEQLLDKAIKYHDPNGNWETFKGTLYVTMEIPKKPNRDSTISINLPEEFFYVKAASGENTTEYQVTKDACKIVFNGDENPSEELKTEHKLSCKRANLYKNYYTYLYGLPMKLKDPGTILDSKIEKRKFKGKDYLVLKATYTKEVGKDTWYFYFNPKTYAMEVYQFYKKVKDSGEYILLTGEEIINGVKMPKTRAWYYNKDDGYLGTDILKKSN; encoded by the coding sequence ATGAAAAAACTAACCACACTTTTATTCCTATTTACAACTGTATTAAGTTTTTCACAAGAACTTACAGGAGAACAACTATTAGACAAAGCAATTAAGTATCACGATCCTAACGGAAATTGGGAAACATTTAAAGGAACTTTATATGTTACGATGGAGATTCCTAAAAAACCAAATCGTGATAGTACAATCAGCATAAATCTACCTGAAGAATTTTTTTATGTAAAAGCAGCTTCTGGAGAAAACACAACTGAATATCAAGTTACAAAAGATGCGTGTAAAATTGTTTTTAATGGTGATGAAAACCCATCTGAAGAACTTAAAACTGAGCATAAATTAAGTTGCAAAAGAGCAAATTTGTATAAAAATTATTACACCTATTTGTATGGCTTACCCATGAAATTAAAAGACCCTGGAACTATTCTTGACTCAAAAATTGAGAAAAGAAAATTTAAAGGAAAAGACTATTTGGTTTTAAAAGCAACCTACACAAAAGAAGTTGGAAAAGATACCTGGTATTTTTACTTCAACCCGAAAACCTATGCAATGGAAGTGTATCAATTTTACAAAAAAGTTAAAGATAGTGGAGAGTATATTTTATTGACAGGTGAAGAAATAATTAATGGTGTAAAAATGCCTAAAACTAGAGCTTGGTATTACAATAAAGATGATGGGTATTTAGGGACTGATATTTTGAAAAAATCTAACTAA
- a CDS encoding uracil-DNA glycosylase family protein — MEKLLSEIKQCTICEPHLDLGANPVVSGHKNSKIVIIGQAPGTKVHKSGIPWDDASGKQLRKWLNVSDEDFYNVENFAIVPMGFCYPGKGKSGDKPPRKECAPQWHKQLFDLMPNVELIILIGMYAQNYYLKDKAKRTLTETVDNYPSYLPRYFTLPHPSPRNRFWLTKNPWFERNVIPELQKRVSEILT, encoded by the coding sequence ATGGAGAAACTATTATCAGAAATAAAACAATGTACTATTTGCGAACCTCATTTAGATTTAGGTGCAAATCCTGTTGTGAGTGGTCATAAAAATTCTAAGATTGTAATTATTGGTCAAGCTCCAGGAACAAAAGTTCATAAATCTGGCATTCCTTGGGACGATGCGAGTGGAAAACAACTTAGAAAATGGCTAAATGTTTCTGATGAAGATTTTTACAATGTAGAAAATTTCGCAATTGTTCCGATGGGATTTTGTTATCCTGGTAAAGGAAAAAGTGGCGATAAACCGCCAAGAAAAGAATGTGCACCACAATGGCACAAACAATTATTCGATTTAATGCCAAATGTTGAGTTAATCATTCTAATAGGAATGTATGCTCAGAATTATTATTTAAAAGACAAGGCAAAAAGAACACTAACAGAAACGGTAGATAATTATCCAAGCTATTTACCTAGGTATTTTACATTGCCGCATCCATCACCTAGAAATCGATTTTGGTTAACTAAAAATCCTTGGTTCGAAAGGAATGTAATTCCTGAATTACAGAAAAGAGTTTCAGAAATTTTGACATAA
- a CDS encoding OsmC family protein yields the protein MADKITTHWKRDMVFESDNPRWDSIMMDASKDFGGTDSGMAPKAMMLSSLAGCSGLDVVSVLNKMRVKFDDFKMEVEGELTDEHPKYYHRVTVDYHFYGKKLNEKKINNAVDLSVDKYCGVMEMFRQFAEVKTNIHLHEK from the coding sequence ATGGCTGATAAAATTACTACACATTGGAAAAGAGATATGGTTTTTGAATCTGATAACCCAAGATGGGATTCTATAATGATGGATGCATCAAAAGATTTTGGAGGCACAGACTCTGGAATGGCGCCAAAAGCAATGATGTTATCTTCTTTAGCAGGTTGCTCTGGACTTGATGTTGTATCAGTTTTAAATAAGATGCGCGTAAAATTTGATGATTTTAAAATGGAAGTAGAAGGTGAGTTAACAGATGAACACCCAAAGTATTATCATAGGGTAACTGTTGATTACCATTTTTATGGAAAAAAATTGAATGAAAAGAAAATTAATAATGCCGTAGATTTATCAGTTGATAAATATTGTGGTGTGATGGAAATGTTTCGTCAGTTTGCTGAGGTAAAAACAAATATTCATTTACACGAAAAATAA